One genomic window of Medicago truncatula cultivar Jemalong A17 chromosome 1, MtrunA17r5.0-ANR, whole genome shotgun sequence includes the following:
- the LOC120578273 gene encoding uncharacterized protein, which yields MAASLKEMTSDFVKLEKFDGGNFIRWQKKMKFLLTTLKVAYVLNMARPEEKDDETVAETRDRQKWDNDDYICLRHILNGMSDSLFDIYQSSPSAKDLWDKLETRYMREDATNFKRTMKHKKEDISLEQLGNHLRLEEEYRKQEGIKNHVTQEKVHVMEEGNSSKSSKKRNHENDKSHHNHNGNNNKKKRKGECYFCGKEGHFKNECRFFKKRTKKRIQGQQMMILLRSFLKST from the exons ATGGCTGCTTCATTGAAAGAAATGACTTCTGACTTTGTTAAGTTGGAAAAGTTTGATGGGGGAAATTTCATCCGTTGgcaaaagaagatgaagtttcttcTTACAACATTGAAAGTGGCATACGTTCTGAACATGGCAAGGCCTGAGGAGAAGGATGATGAAACCGTTGCTGAGACAAGAGACAGACAGAAATGGGACAACGATGATTACATCTGCTTAAGACACATCCTGAATGGTATGTCTGACTCTTTGTTCGATATCTACCAGAGCAGCCCTTCTGCAAAAGACTTATGGGACAAATTGGAAACCAGATACATGCGTGAAGATGCAACAA ATTTCAAACGAACCATGAAACATAAGAAGGAAGACATTTCTCTTGAGCAACTTGGCAATCACCTTCGTTTAGAAGAAGAATACCGAAAACAAGAAGGTATTAAGAATCATGTTACTCAAGAGAAGGTTCATGTTATGGAAGAAGGAAattcaagcaaatcttccaaaaagAGAAATCATGAAAATGATAAGTCTCATCATAACCACAATGgtaataacaacaaaaagaaaaggaaaggtgAATGTTACTTTTGTGGGAAAGAAGGACACTTCAAGAATGAATGcaggttctttaaaaaaagaacaaagaaaagaatTCAAGGGCAacaaatgatgattttgttgcGGTCATTTCTGAAATCAACATGA